A single window of Mesoplodon densirostris isolate mMesDen1 chromosome 13, mMesDen1 primary haplotype, whole genome shotgun sequence DNA harbors:
- the LOC132500651 gene encoding sphingomyelin phosphodiesterase 5-like has protein sequence MGLRPGHRAAGGGEVKRRMWAWELLPLHEAATSASGTSLRAGGRSREGSQEEPGHRAAQGDGVPAKGPRRKGPDWESQSCSRARTNESTRTLEASESSERLATESPARHATPRPPDWPPTPCALRPSPFPHPVLHALPGLARALRFSAYWALDQLLGCWAPAARPSDQIRLSAVAGAGAALPLLLLVGLPLALPDLLLWLLLQAWRRPFCYQPPPQFWAPPTPWRPPVEPARSFSFFGANLCLLPDGLARFSNLPHSQRRAETVGAVLLAGLRHPPSGATGCSSPVQGMPCGVLIGAMPASLDFMCLQEVFDLRAERRLASRLAPNLRPVSYDVGTFGLQPGLHLKLLGSGLLLASRYPLLRAAFQSFFTHVARMRWAPRDYFLHRGRAPAPQTADAVAGLGRAVRG, from the exons ATGGGACTGAGGCCTGGGCACAGAGCAGCAGGGGGAGGCGAGGTCAAGAGAAGGATGTGGGCGTGGGAGCTCCTCCCTCTGCACGAGGCAGCGACAAGCGCTTCTGGAACCTCACTGAGGGCAGGAGGACGTTCAAGGGAGGGGAGCCAGGAGGAACCTGGGCACCGGGCAGCCCAGGGAGACGGGGTCCCTGCCAAAGGCCCCCGCAGGAAGGGACCGGACTGGGAGAGTCAGAGCTG CTCCCGAGCACGCACGAACGAGTCGACTCGCACGCTGGAAGCCAGTGAGTCGTCGGAGAGACTTGCCACCGAGAGCCCCGCGCGCCACGCCACGCCACGCCCGCCCGACTGGCCCCCGACGCCCTGCGCCCTACGGCCCTCGCCCTTCCCGCACCCTGTGCTGCACGCTCTCCCCGGCCTGGCCCGCGCGCTACGTTTCTCAGCCTACTGGGCCCTGGACCAGCTGCTGGGCTGCTGGGCGCCGGCCGCACGCCCAAGCGACCAGATCCGGCTGAGCGCTGTAGCGGGCGCCGGAGCGGCTCTGCCGCTGCTGCTTCTTGTTGGCCTGCCTCTGGCACTGCCGGACCTGCTGCTCTGGCTGCTGCTGCAAGCCTGGCGCCGTCCCTTCTGCTACCAGCCCCCTCCGCAGTTCTGGGCGCCCCCCACGCCCTGGCGCCCCCCAGTTGAGCCCGCGCGCAGCTTCAGCTTCTTCGGCGCCAACCTGTGCCTGCTCCCCGATGGGCTGGCGCGCTTCAGCAACTTGCCGCACAGCCAGCGGCGGGCCGAGACCGTGGGCGCCGTGCTGCTCGCCGGCCTGCGGCATCCGCCCTCTGGGGCTACCGGCTGCAGTtcgccagtgcaggggatgccgTGCGGGGTGCTGATAGGCGCCATGCCAGCGAGTCTGGACTTCATGTGCCTGCAGGAGGTGTTCGACCTTCGCGCAGAGCGACGCCTGGCGAGTCGCCTGGCACCCAATCTGCGCCCGGTGTCGTACGACGTGGGCACATTCGGCCTGCAGCCCGGGCTACACCTGAAGCTGCTGGGCAGCGGGCTGCTGCTGGCCTCGCGCTACCCGCTGCTACGCGCAGCCTTCCAGTCCTTCTTCACGCACGTCGCGAGGATGCGCTGGGCTCCAAGGGACTACTTTCTGCACAG AGGACGGGCTCCTGCGCCGCAAACAGCTGACGCTGTTGCTGGACTGGGCCGAGCTGTCCGAGGTTGA
- the SPATC1 gene encoding speriolin: MSLLTNYEGLRHQIERLVRENEELKKLVRLIRENQELMSAIKTQAGGLGISGFSSRLGEAATGPPQHQGNCVFLPPSPAAANELIPEEVGTVALAPLADMLNSPQPSPAAGPVVSALLGPLNTLLPGLGPISQSSPLTSLLTGPLSSHLASPVAVPLAGTPASSLGLPSTGPLTPSSPLTGPLAVSRSSPLMDPIIGSVALSLSSPLLTSTAAPLGVSQNLPANPMSNLVQSEAPRVWLAEPLQGCPSGSHPAAGGGPAAAAEVPLSTERPPPAQEPEPLNMTSVGAPIQTSTPVGPMGTPSPTTAFSYGTPDARTQPGGPRGQAVSASVPASATFHSIIVLASAPTPAPQAATSSRPSSTPHPFARTHRSPTRPSPTLHSPAHNPHSPPRASSPASVHDARGPRVAEPSRKSTPELERKLAHQKSTKFPDSSRESKQLGWERLVGEIAFQLDRRILSSIFPERVRLYGFTVSNIPEKIIQASLNPTDHKLDEELCQTLTQRYTSIMNRLQSLGYNGQVHPALTEQLVNTYGILRERPELAASKGGSYTVDFLQRVLVETVHPSMLTDALLLLSCLSQLAHDDGKPMFVW; encoded by the exons ATGTCTCTACTTACCAATTATGAGGGGCTTCGGCATCAGATCGAGAGGCTGGTGCGGGAAAACGAGGAACTGAAGAAGCTGGTGCGGCTCATCCGGGAGAATCAAGAGCTCATGTCGGCGATCAAGACGCAGGCGGGCGGCCTGGGCATCAGCGGGTTCAGCAGCAGGCTGGGCGAGGCAGCGACCGGCCCTCCTCAACACCAGGGTAACT GTGTCTTCCTGCCCCCATCCCCGGCAGCAGCAAATGAACTCATCCCGGAAGAAGTGGGGACTGTGGCTCTGGCGCCCCTGGCCGACATGCTAAACAGCCCGCAGCCCAGCCCCGCGGCAGGCCCCGTCGTGAGCGCCCTGCTGGGCCCTCTCAACACGCTGCTGCCTGGCCTGGGGCCCATCTCACAGAGCAGCCCACTCACCAGCCTCCTGACTGGCCCCCTGAGCAGCCACCTGGCCAGCCCCGTGGCAGTGCCCCTGGCGGGCACACCGGCCAGCTCCCTGGGCCTGCCCTCGACTGGCCCCCTGACTCCAAGCAGCCCCCTGACAGGCCCCCTAGCTGTGTCTCGGAGCAGCCCCCTTATGGACCCTATAATAGGTTCGGTAGCCCTCTCTctgagtagccccctgctcacctCCACGGCCGCCCCCCTAGGTGTCTCTCAGAACCTTCCGGCCAATCCCATGAGCAATCTGGTGCAGTCGGAGGCCCCGAGGGTGTGGCTGGCAGAGCCGCTCCAAGGATGCCCCTCTGGATCCCATCCCGCAGCGGGTGGGGGACCTGCTGCCGCAGCCGAAG TCCCACTCTCCACCGAGCGCCCCCCGCCTGCCCAGGAGCCGGAGCCCCTCAACATGACGTCTGTGGGTGCGCCCATCCAGACCTCCACACCCGTCGGCCCCATGGGCACACCCAGCCCCACGACAGCCTTCTCCTATGGCACCCCGGACGCCCGGACACAGCCTGGTGGCCCCCGGGGACAAGcggtctctgcctctgtccctgCCTCGGCCACCTTCCACAGCATCATCGTCCTCGCCTCTGCCCCCACTCCCGCCCCCCAAGCTGCCACGAGCTCTAGGCCCTCAAGCACCCCGCACCCCTTTGCCCGCACGCACCGCTCCCCGACCCGGCCCTCGCCCACCCTCCACTCCCCTGCACAcaacccccactccccacctcgaGCCTCGTCCCCGGCTTCAGTCCACGATGCCCGAGGTCCACGCGTGGCAGAGCCGTCTCGGAAAAGCACCCCGGAGTTGGAGCGGAAGCTAGCCCACCAGAAGAGCACCAAGTTCCCTGACAGCTCCCGAG AGTCGAAGCAGCTGGGCTGGGAGAGGCTGGTGGGGGAGATCGCCTTCCAGCTGGACCGCAGGATCCTGTCCAGCATCTTCCCCGAGCGTGTCCGGCTCTACGGCTTCACGGTCTCCAACATTCCGGAGAAGATCATCCAG GCCTCCCTGAATCCCACCGACCACAAGCTGGACGAGGAGCTGTGCCAGACACTCACACAGCGCTACACGAGCATCATGAACCGGCTGCAGAGCCTGGGCTACAACGGGCAGGTGCACCCGGCACTGACCGAGCAGCTGGTGAACACCTACGGCATCCTGCGGGAGCGGCCCGAGCTGGCTGCGTCCAAGGGCGGCTCCTACACTGTGGACTTCCTGCAGCGTGTGCTGGTGGAGACTGTGCACCCCAGCATGCTCACCGACGCGCTGCTGCTGCTCTCCTGCCTCAGCCAGCTGGCGCACGACGACGGCAAGCCCATGTTCGTCTGGTGA